In Deinococcus maricopensis DSM 21211, the sequence TTCATGTCGATCCAAGGTCTAAACCTATTGTTTAGATTGCCCTGAGGCTCGATCCGCAACACCAATCTAATATTACTGCTCCTATTCTCCGCCATTCACTTTGCATTGCAGCGTCTACCCAATGCGTCATAGGAGTATTCTTCTCGGAGTCCATCAGTGACATGACCTTATCCATGATTGAGTCGCCATATCCAGGTATGAGTATGCACCTACATGACTTTTTTGTGCATGTGACACCAGTAGGACACATTGTATGAGTAACTGGTGTGCCTAAGACATGCTCTGCTACGGGTTTCCAATACGAGAGATGATCACTCGAAGGAGAGCCTGTAGTTAATTCAAATAATTTTAAGCCCTTCTTATAATCAACATACTGCATTGCAGATCCGTGTGCAGAGGCAGCGATATTTTTATGTGCTTGTAATGGGCGACATGTAGCGGATCCTAAGCCCATTAGTCTCTCAACTATAATAGTTGGGATTAAATTCTCCATTTCCAGAGTGTCGGTTACTATAACTTTAGAAGTGGGGATATTAGGATTATCTTCATTAAGAACGTTCTGTGCGGTGCCCCCTATGCTGTCCGTCGGGTAATGTCGGTCGCTATCTAAAATGCATAAGCATGTTCTGGATATGGAATCCTGTATATGTTTATACTCGTCAACGGTACTTCCGCCGCCTCCGCCATTTGGATCGAACTGAATTGAAATACCAGATATTCCTTCGCTGGCTTTATATGTACTAGCAACTATCCGGTAGAATTCTGTATCAGAGTGATTCTCTCCTAATAATACCGTTCTTCGTAATATATTTGAATTAGCAACCAATCTGGCTGAAATGCTTATTTCCTCTATAGATCTGCCATTAACCGCTAAGGTATTTACTTCTAGGATGTTATCATCGGGAACTATTGAAAGCCTTACATTGAATCTTGATAAGTATGGTCCAGTAGTAGAAAACCTATTACGCATAAATAAAAAACTTGCACGTGCTGATTCCGATAAAGAGGGGAGATCCTTAGCTTTTTCAAGTAAATCAAGTTCGGCATAAACCAAATGATCGCCCAGTCTATGAGCTCGTGCAACCTCACCCAGAGCCTCGACTACATGAGGTAAAGCTAGGTGAGTAGAGTCTATTTTGTCTAGCATTATGAGCACTTCAAGCCTCCGCTTCAAAAAATCCAAGAGGCCAGTCGCTCATAAGTCCATTTTTGTCATAACGCACTACTGAAGTTGACGCATATTCTTGGGAAAATCGTTTTTCAAAAATAACCACAGACAAATCAGATTCGTCAATTTCTTTTTGTGCAACTCTTAAGCCAAGTCGATTTATAATCGTCTCACTATGTGTTTCTACTATCAGCCGCAAGTTGACCTTAGATTCTCTCGCCTTTTTTATAGTTATGTATAATATATCTGCTAATCTGGCTTGCATGCGTGGATGAAGGTGCAATTCCGGTTGCTCTATAGCAAATGTTATGGGAAAGTTTGTGCGTTGTGATGGTTTTGAAGAAGCTGCAAACCATAACTGAACTAAAATGGGAAGAACTTGTGAGAAGCCAAAACCCATGTCGGCAATGCTTGTCTCATGTGTAGAGTCCTTTTCTCTAATTTTAATTGCTGTGTGACCGCCTGTTTGAACTGCTCTCACGGAGAATCCAAAGGCATCAAGCGTCCAGCTCGAAAAATCCTCTCTCTCGTTGCGTGTCATGTTTTGAAGTATCAAAAATAAATTTCGGCCCTGAAAATCCATTTCATCTGTTGCAAGATCTTGAAACCTGTAATATCTTTCGGCGGTAGCTCTTAAGGGTGCTATATATTTAGTGTTGCGAGTATAGATATTTATTTGCTGATTGCAAGCACTTAGCAGGGAAGAGGCTATGATCCCTAGATATAGATCTCTAATCGCTCTGAATTTGGGATTATCAATTGTCCATCCATTGACTTTATTGCTCCAACGTTTAAGTGATGGGTTTGAATCCCTTAATGCAGAGAGCATCTCTTCGTCTTGCCCAATCTTTAGACTATGAATTATGCGATATAGCTGCTCGCTGCTGACATCTGAATGTAGATCTGTACGAAGAACACCGCTAAGAATATAAAATAAACTATTGTAATACATGTCATATTCTATTGGTCTATTCCCGGCTCTAGAAAGATCTATAGGAACAGGAATGATGTTGCTTCCACTACCTAGGCGCTGATTTCCCACAATCCATTTTTGAGTAAATCTAGTGAAATCTGAACTATTTACCAAAAATGACATTACTTTTTGATTCTCATCAAAACCTATGGTAATCGTATGCCCAAAAAGATTCAGTGAGCACGATCTTGTATAAGTTGTTGCTCCATCTGAAGAGCCTTCAAGCCGAATAGATACTTTCACAGGAAATGCTTGAGGATAGATTTGACGCATCCTGTAAGTTCCATACGGGAGCATTGAAGGGGCTGTAACCCCAAACTCAAGCTCAATATTTTCTCCATTTGCATAGCGACCTATTGCTTCTGTATAGCTTCCGAAATCGACGTATCGACCATACCAAAGCAAGGGTCCCTTCGTTTTGGCTTCAGTGCTTTGTTTAAGCATAGGAAAAACTCTAAGAAAAGTGCTCTTTCCAGAGCTATTTTCGCCAAGTAATAAAGTTATAGGCTTAATTTCAATTGTGCCTGTATCTTTCAAACTTCTTAAGTTTTTTAGTCTTATTGAGCGCATATAACTCCTATCCTTTAAGCAGGCTGTATTTTGATTGCAGAATAAAAATACCCTAAGTCCGATGGTTCTGTTAGTGAAACATACTAGATATGTTCGTTTCTAAAGTGTTACACTGCTGCTATGACGACCAAGGCCATTGCTTATTTTCGAGTTAGCCGAGAGAAACAAGCGCAAAGTGGTCTTGGTTTGGAGGCGCAAGCTGCTGCTGTCACAGCGTTTGTGCAGCAGCGAGGGTACGACGTTGTGGCGGAGTACACCGAAGTCGAGACGGGAACCAGTAAGAGGCGGCGCATTGAGATCCATCGGGCGATAGAGCATGCCAAACGAGAAGGTGCCGTCTTGCTAATCGCCAAGTTAGATCGGCTGTCTCGCAACCTCCATTTTGTCTCTGGCTTGATGGAGTCCGGCGTTCGCTTTACTGCTGTCGATATGTCAGAAGCCAATCATCTCTCGATCCAAATCATGGCCGTGATGGCAGAACAAGAAGCCCGAGCCATCAGCACCCGCACCCGAGAAGCTCTCAAGGCTGCCAAGGCGAGAGGCGTCAAACTTGGCTCTCCAAAACCCATGACTGAAGAGGTAAGGGCCAAAGGACGTGCGCAGGTAAGCCAGGGCTTTCAAGAGGCATACCGGCAGAACTACGGGTACATCCGTCTGATGAAAGACAGTGGCTTATCCCTTCGGGGGATTGCAACTCGACTGAACCAAGAAGGCTATAGGACACGTTCTGGTGCCCTATGGACACCTGTGCAGGTCAGCCGAGTGCTCACCAAGCTCGTCGCATGATTAGGTGGTTGGTGTATGGAATGTGCGATGCCAAGCGTAGTAGTTGGCATTGCCTGCAGTGATACCCAAGCAGTCTAGGCCATCAAGCGCCACGATCCGAGCAGAGAGGCCTGTAGCTGCCGTCTGCCGATTCTGACGGACCTTGCCATGTGCATCTACCACTACATAGCCGTGCTCAAACAGATGATCGCATCCCAAGTAGCACATTGGAGCAACAACATTGATGTCCCGCATCTCGCTCGGGGAGCACAGGCTGCGTTTCTTGATGTGCGCCGTCGTGATCGATGTGGCTGGATACTCTTCCCCACAGATGCAGCACGCCAATATGTCTCGACCCTGGAGCATGCTCGCTCTGAGCTTGCCCTGTTCAATCCTGAACTTCGCCAATCTCAGCACATCCCCTGCTTCCAGCAGGCTGGTGGACAGTAAGCCATCGAATTGGTCGGTCAGTTTCGGGTCTGAAAGGTCGATTTCAGGTGCTTTCTTTCCAGTGAACTGCTGCAGATAGTTCTGCAATACGGGTGAATGGGCGAGCAGGCGTTGGCTTCCGTCCTCGTCCACCACAGTTATGCCCATGACGACGCCATCATCCCGAAGTCCAGCAACCTGGGCTTTCCTAAAAAGGCCGGCTGAGTTTATCCCGCCTGTCAGGCCCTTTGAGCTATCAGTGAACAGTGGAACAGCATTCTTGACGACGTACAGGAACTTGTACGAGAACTCAGGAGGGGTGCCTTCCTCAGGCCAAAGATGATGCGCCAAGCTGGGGGAGGTGAACTTGTAGTCAATGGTACCAACAAGGATGAAGTTACCACTTGCATAAAAGAGCACCAGATCGCCCCGCTTCATGCGCTCCCACTGTAGTTTGGGACGTCCTAGCTTCTCCTTAACGCCCCAAATAGTCACCGAGGAGCGGCCCTCAAAATAACTGCGATGTTTAACATCCATGTCCGTTGCATGCTCCAAGATTTCCTGCGTAGGAACAGAGCGAAGCATGGTTTTTTTAAGGTTGCGTTGCGCCTGAGGGTCGCTACAAGGTTGAAGGACGATTTGAGGCATGTGCGCCTCAGCCTAAACTATGCTTGCTGCATAAAACCGTCTAGGTGCCTGCCGAACCGTCGCCTTGGAGACGTCAAACCGGCAATGTAGGATGGCGATGTCGTCTCCATAGGGGTTGTCAAGCTGCTGGAGCATCCTCAATCCTTACATCCATAAGCTCCCATTGGTTATTGAGGTTGAGCTTGTATGTAGCTACTACTGTCCGCTCTTCCCCCGTATCCAAGAAAAGCTGCGTACGTTTTTTATACGTTGCGCCTGGGGTGGGAGTAGCGGAAGGAACTGCGTTGGAAAAGTTTTGCGTAGAGGAGCTTTTGAGCGTGGCGTTCCCATTCATAAGCGCAAGCGTGGAAGTAGCCACCAGCAGGGCGTCTAGCGTTTTGTGCAGGGCTTCCTGATAATTTTTTTCGAGTTGATTGTCCATTAAAATTCATTCTCCTGGCTAGGATTTTTGCCCCAGCCTTTGTTGTAAATCGTTGTATTGAAGCTCCACAAAGGCAGATTCTAGGCGGATGCCGTCACAGGCTGTGAAGTATTGAGGTTAAGCATCAAGTACGAGTGATGTGGCATAGCCCGCCTCTTCCGCCCTCGCATTCACCCGGCGAATCATTTCTTTCTCCAATTTCCCCGAGCGGTCATCTTTGAAGAAGTGGATGTAGACGCCATCGTGTAGCCAGAGGGTAATCAGCATCTTCCCTTCGTTCTCTTGAGCAAAGTCAATCACAGGCTGCATTAACCATTTTTCTCGGCTCTGCATTTCGAAAGCCAGCATGCTTCGGTATTTTCCACCGCCAACCATGCTTTTGCTGAAATCCCTTGGTTTATGTTCCTTGCCATCGGCATCTCTCGCTGTCTTTGTACTGCTAATCCTTTTGGCAGCTCGTTTGCGGCCTTGTAGGAGTGCCCCCAAATATTTATTGCTTTCGAGAAGGTTCAGATAATGAGCACGGGCTTTCTCGTCTGGACGATTTTTGGTGGCGTCGGAGTTTAACTGACCCAAAGCCTGACCGTAGAGAATGGCTAAGTTGTCAGGACTCATTCCAAACGCAGTCGAGTACACTAGGCGCTTAATTTTGCCCTTTTCCCCTATCGGTACGCCTAGACTGAGGCAAAGAGTATTCCAGACCTCACCGTTTTCAAGTAGAGCCTGAAGCTCACTAACTTCCCAGTGCTTAGCCATGATGGCGAGTTGAGCGGCTTTGAGGTCATAGTTTTTAGAAGGAGCGAGAATTGCTTTTCGGACGGTAGAAGGGAGATTCTGCAAGCTCGTGCCATTGGTATAGATGCGGTGCGTGTCGCCTTTGGCTTCGTAAAAAGGCTCAAAAGTATCTGGTAGATAGCTGAGCATCTGACTCACATATCCACGTTTTGCTTTTCCGTCAGCATCGTATATTGGCAGAGCCTCAATTGCTGACTCAGCAGCTTTTTGACGAGCATTATGTTGTCGGTTGAGAAAAGTGCTGGTGCGACTAGATGCGTTTAGGTAAAAGACATCAGGTCTAGGAACATCAGTGCGGCTCATGTAATTTTCTTTCCGCTCTATAAACGT encodes:
- a CDS encoding AAA family ATPase, producing MRSIRLKNLRSLKDTGTIEIKPITLLLGENSSGKSTFLRVFPMLKQSTEAKTKGPLLWYGRYVDFGSYTEAIGRYANGENIELEFGVTAPSMLPYGTYRMRQIYPQAFPVKVSIRLEGSSDGATTYTRSCSLNLFGHTITIGFDENQKVMSFLVNSSDFTRFTQKWIVGNQRLGSGSNIIPVPIDLSRAGNRPIEYDMYYNSLFYILSGVLRTDLHSDVSSEQLYRIIHSLKIGQDEEMLSALRDSNPSLKRWSNKVNGWTIDNPKFRAIRDLYLGIIASSLLSACNQQINIYTRNTKYIAPLRATAERYYRFQDLATDEMDFQGRNLFLILQNMTRNEREDFSSWTLDAFGFSVRAVQTGGHTAIKIREKDSTHETSIADMGFGFSQVLPILVQLWFAASSKPSQRTNFPITFAIEQPELHLHPRMQARLADILYITIKKARESKVNLRLIVETHSETIINRLGLRVAQKEIDESDLSVVIFEKRFSQEYASTSVVRYDKNGLMSDWPLGFFEAEA
- a CDS encoding recombinase family protein, with the protein product MTTKAIAYFRVSREKQAQSGLGLEAQAAAVTAFVQQRGYDVVAEYTEVETGTSKRRRIEIHRAIEHAKREGAVLLIAKLDRLSRNLHFVSGLMESGVRFTAVDMSEANHLSIQIMAVMAEQEARAISTRTREALKAAKARGVKLGSPKPMTEEVRAKGRAQVSQGFQEAYRQNYGYIRLMKDSGLSLRGIATRLNQEGYRTRSGALWTPVQVSRVLTKLVA